A single region of the Chryseobacterium sp. 6424 genome encodes:
- a CDS encoding discoidin domain-containing protein: protein MNFRLFLLAFVLSLQLSAQQKTYCNPINIDYGYTPFEVFSKQGKHRATADPVIVNFQKKLFLFSTNQEGYWHSDDMLNWKFVHRKFLRDDKYIHDLNAPAAWAMKDTLYVYGSTWESDFPIWKSTNPIENKWEIAVDTLKVGAWDPAFHYDEDTNKLFLYWGSSNEWPLLGTEVKMKTLQSEGYVKPILRLKPEDHGWERFGEYNDNVFLQPFVEGAWVTKHNGKYYMQYGAPATEFSGYADGVYVSKNPLEGYEYQQHNPFSYKPGGFARGAGHGATFQDNYGNYWHVSTIFISTKNNFERRLGIWPAGFDKDDVMYSNTAYGDYPTLIPEYAQGKDFTKGLFAGWMLLNYNKPVQVSSTLGGYHANYAVDEDIKTYWSAKTGNSGEWFQTDLGEVSTINAIQINYADQDVTFMGKTLGKMHQYKIYGSNDGKNWKIIVDKSKNTKDVPHDYIELEKPAKARFLKMENLKMPTGKFALSGFRVFGEGAGDKPGKVQNFVPLRADPKKHGERRSIWMKWQQNEKADGYVIYFGKSPDKLYGSIMVYGKNEYFFTGADRTDAYYFQIEAFNSNGISERSEIFKAE from the coding sequence ATGAATTTCCGTTTGTTTCTCTTAGCATTCGTACTGTCTTTACAGCTTTCTGCTCAGCAAAAAACCTATTGCAACCCCATCAATATCGATTATGGCTACACGCCTTTCGAGGTTTTTTCGAAACAGGGGAAACACCGCGCCACGGCAGACCCGGTGATTGTCAACTTCCAGAAGAAACTTTTCCTTTTCTCTACCAACCAGGAAGGGTATTGGCATAGTGACGACATGCTGAACTGGAAATTTGTGCACCGGAAATTTCTCCGCGATGATAAATACATCCATGATCTTAATGCACCGGCCGCTTGGGCCATGAAAGATACTTTGTATGTTTACGGCTCCACTTGGGAGTCTGATTTCCCGATCTGGAAATCCACCAACCCCATTGAAAACAAATGGGAAATCGCCGTTGATACCTTGAAAGTGGGCGCCTGGGATCCTGCCTTCCATTATGATGAGGATACCAACAAACTTTTCCTGTACTGGGGCTCCAGCAACGAGTGGCCGCTTCTTGGCACTGAAGTGAAGATGAAAACTCTACAGTCTGAAGGGTATGTTAAACCCATTCTGCGGCTGAAACCTGAAGACCACGGCTGGGAAAGATTCGGTGAATATAATGACAATGTATTCCTGCAACCTTTTGTGGAAGGTGCCTGGGTGACCAAACATAACGGAAAATATTATATGCAGTACGGTGCTCCCGCCACCGAATTTAGTGGTTATGCAGACGGAGTGTACGTCTCCAAAAACCCGCTGGAGGGTTACGAATATCAACAACATAACCCTTTTTCTTACAAACCCGGTGGTTTTGCCCGCGGCGCCGGTCATGGAGCTACTTTTCAGGACAATTACGGCAACTACTGGCATGTCTCCACCATCTTTATCTCCACCAAAAACAATTTTGAGCGCCGCCTGGGCATTTGGCCAGCAGGTTTCGACAAAGATGATGTAATGTACAGCAACACTGCTTATGGCGACTACCCTACTTTAATTCCGGAATACGCGCAAGGCAAAGATTTCACCAAAGGACTGTTTGCCGGGTGGATGCTGCTTAATTATAATAAACCAGTACAGGTTTCCTCCACCCTTGGTGGCTACCATGCGAATTATGCTGTGGATGAAGACATTAAAACCTATTGGTCAGCGAAAACAGGCAATTCCGGTGAATGGTTCCAGACTGATCTTGGTGAAGTCTCCACCATCAATGCCATACAAATAAATTATGCAGATCAGGATGTAACGTTTATGGGTAAGACACTCGGCAAAATGCACCAGTATAAAATCTACGGTTCCAACGACGGAAAGAACTGGAAAATTATTGTCGATAAAAGTAAAAATACGAAAGATGTCCCACACGACTATATCGAACTTGAAAAACCGGCAAAAGCCCGTTTCCTGAAAATGGAAAACCTGAAGATGCCAACCGGTAAATTTGCGTTAAGTGGATTTCGGGTTTTCGGTGAAGGCGCTGGCGACAAACCCGGAAAAGTTCAGAATTTCGTACCATTGCGTGCCGATCCTAAAAAACATGGCGAACGCAGAAGCATCTGGATGAAATGGCAGCAAAATGAAAAGGCCGACGGCTACGTCATCTACTTTGGGAAATCTCCCGACAAATTGTACGGAAGCATTATGGTGTACGGAAAAAACGAATATTTTTTTACCGGTGCAGACCGTACCGATGCGTACTATTTTCAGATAGAAGCGTTTAACAGCAATGGCATCTCGGAACGGTCGGAAATCTTTAAAGCGGAGTAA
- the pepE gene encoding dipeptidase PepE — MNILLASTSTLYGGNYLDYLTEEIKVLFHGCREIIFIPFARPGGISHEEYTRKAQHFFAGIGIQVKGLQGFEDPKSAIEAAHGYFTGGGNTFLLVKTLHELGLMQLLGDQVCQGKPYLGCSAGSNIGGINMKTTNDMPIVYPPSFDCMGLVPFNINPHYLDPNPELKHNGETRETRILEFLTQNNLKVIGLREGNWIRRKGQQITVEGANLTRIFEQGRAPYEVAPGTIL, encoded by the coding sequence ATGAATATCCTGCTTGCATCTACCTCTACCTTATATGGTGGGAATTATTTAGACTATCTTACGGAGGAAATAAAAGTATTATTTCATGGCTGTAGAGAAATCATTTTCATTCCGTTTGCACGCCCCGGAGGCATTTCGCATGAAGAATATACCCGAAAAGCACAACATTTTTTCGCGGGAATCGGCATACAGGTAAAAGGACTTCAGGGGTTTGAAGATCCAAAATCGGCCATCGAAGCTGCACACGGCTACTTTACAGGAGGAGGCAATACGTTTTTGTTGGTAAAAACCCTGCACGAATTAGGGTTGATGCAGCTTTTAGGAGATCAAGTATGCCAGGGGAAACCTTATCTGGGTTGCAGTGCTGGCTCTAATATCGGCGGGATAAACATGAAAACGACCAATGATATGCCGATTGTATATCCGCCAAGTTTTGATTGTATGGGCTTGGTCCCCTTTAACATCAATCCGCATTATCTGGATCCCAATCCCGAACTGAAACATAATGGCGAAACCCGCGAAACCCGCATTTTAGAATTTCTCACGCAAAATAACCTCAAAGTCATCGGCCTGCGCGAAGGGAACTGGATTCGACGAAAAGGACAGCAAATAACAGTGGAAGGCGCTAATCTCACCCGCATCTTCGAGCAGGGAAGAGCGCCTTATGAGGTAGCGCCAGGGACTATTTTGTAG
- a CDS encoding acyl-CoA thioesterase yields the protein MIHTTHSLRVRYGETDAMKYVYYGNYAEYLEVARVELFRQLGMPYNDIENRGIWLPVSEYHIKYLKPAFYDELLEIHTRIKEMPGVRIVFEYEIFNSEKKKITEASTTLFFLDANTQKVVKCPLFLQQLLERHWQPATK from the coding sequence ATGATACACACAACACACTCATTACGTGTTCGTTATGGTGAAACCGACGCGATGAAATATGTTTACTATGGCAACTATGCCGAATACCTGGAAGTGGCGCGTGTAGAACTCTTCCGGCAGTTGGGGATGCCTTATAATGACATTGAAAACCGCGGAATTTGGCTGCCAGTTTCCGAGTATCATATCAAATATCTGAAACCTGCTTTCTATGACGAACTTCTGGAAATCCATACGCGGATTAAGGAAATGCCGGGCGTAAGAATTGTATTCGAATATGAAATATTCAACAGCGAAAAAAAGAAGATTACCGAGGCCAGCACGACACTCTTTTTTCTGGATGCCAACACGCAAAAAGTGGTAAAATGCCCACTGTTTTTACAGCAACTTCTGGAGCGACACTGGCAACCGGCTACAAAATAG
- the dnaA gene encoding chromosomal replication initiator protein DnaA has translation MNENLTLIWDRCLQFMRDNLNAAEDHSDLKKLENSFDLLFDNVRPVSLIENNLTLLVPSDFYKEYIEDNYLSLLSAALKKNIGKGVKLWYSVMENKPTGQEQPITMNMKGKNIPTPKVQEKVAPAFTANLINPFAAAPATPKVNIDSNLKADFSFENYVEGESNKFAATVARSIAKRPGATAFNPLFLYGGYGVGKTHLGHAVGLEVKNAHPDKVVLYLSSEKFIQQFVSAAKANKQTEFANFYQMVDVLIIDDIQFLSGKKSTQDSFFHIFDYLHQNGKQIILTSDKAPVDILDIQDRIVSRFKWGLSAEIKSPDFDTRRKIIVDRLSRDGIVLTEDMLDFLASEVKTNVRELIGVINSVIAYSTIYKSDLSLDLLKETINKIAANQKKVINIPYIQEVVCDYFGIKREQLLSRTRKREIALPRQLAMYFSKELTNATFAKIGEETGGKDHSTVMYACETIKDVSKIDKELKKYVKEIGDRIKQ, from the coding sequence ATGAATGAAAATTTAACACTTATTTGGGATAGATGTCTTCAGTTCATGAGGGATAACCTTAATGCGGCTGAGGATCATTCTGACCTTAAGAAACTCGAAAATTCTTTTGATTTGCTTTTTGATAATGTGCGCCCGGTTTCACTTATAGAAAACAATCTTACCTTGTTGGTGCCAAGTGATTTTTACAAAGAATATATTGAGGACAATTACCTGTCGCTGCTTTCGGCCGCGCTGAAGAAAAATATCGGGAAAGGAGTGAAGTTATGGTATTCGGTGATGGAGAATAAGCCGACGGGTCAGGAACAGCCGATCACCATGAACATGAAGGGGAAAAACATCCCAACACCCAAAGTTCAGGAGAAAGTGGCCCCGGCTTTCACGGCAAACCTCATCAATCCGTTTGCAGCAGCCCCAGCGACACCAAAAGTAAACATCGACTCGAACCTGAAAGCCGATTTCTCTTTCGAAAACTACGTGGAAGGAGAAAGCAATAAATTTGCGGCCACCGTGGCACGTTCTATCGCGAAAAGACCTGGCGCTACGGCCTTTAACCCATTGTTTTTATATGGCGGCTATGGTGTCGGTAAAACGCATCTTGGCCATGCGGTAGGACTCGAGGTGAAAAACGCGCACCCCGATAAAGTGGTGTTATACCTTTCATCAGAAAAATTCATCCAGCAGTTTGTATCTGCGGCAAAGGCGAATAAACAGACAGAGTTTGCCAACTTTTACCAAATGGTGGACGTGCTGATCATTGATGATATCCAATTCCTTTCCGGTAAGAAATCTACGCAGGACAGCTTCTTCCATATCTTTGATTATCTGCATCAAAACGGAAAGCAAATCATCCTGACTTCCGATAAGGCACCAGTAGATATCCTTGATATTCAGGATCGTATCGTTTCGCGATTCAAATGGGGGCTTTCGGCGGAAATAAAATCCCCGGATTTCGATACACGCCGAAAGATCATCGTTGACAGACTGAGCCGCGATGGTATTGTACTCACCGAAGATATGCTTGATTTCCTGGCATCAGAAGTGAAGACCAACGTGCGCGAACTCATAGGCGTAATTAACTCGGTAATCGCGTATTCCACGATCTATAAATCTGACCTGAGCCTGGATCTGCTGAAAGAAACCATCAATAAAATCGCGGCTAATCAGAAAAAAGTCATTAACATCCCTTACATACAAGAGGTGGTGTGCGACTATTTCGGGATCAAGCGCGAGCAGTTGCTCTCACGGACAAGAAAAAGAGAAATCGCGCTGCCACGACAACTTGCCATGTATTTCTCTAAAGAACTTACCAATGCCACTTTCGCTAAGATAGGCGAGGAGACCGGTGGTAAAGACCATTCGACCGTGATGTATGCCTGCGAAACCATCAAAGATGTTTCTAAAATTGACAAAGAGTTGAAAAAATACGTGAAAGAAATCGGAGACCGAATAAAACAATAG
- a CDS encoding low molecular weight protein-tyrosine-phosphatase produces MKILVVCLGNICRSPLAEGILKSKLPEGFVIDSAGTISLHEGENPDKRATSIAKKHGIDISKQRSRPITTEDFEYFDRIYCMDLSVLEDVISLAKNDEQRAKVSLFLEEAGIEGNNYEVFDPYWSEMDGFEKVYQLLDDASEAIKIKLTSNS; encoded by the coding sequence ATGAAAATACTGGTTGTCTGTTTAGGGAATATTTGTCGCAGCCCGCTGGCAGAGGGAATCTTAAAGTCGAAACTGCCGGAAGGTTTCGTTATAGATTCAGCCGGAACGATCTCTTTGCACGAAGGTGAAAATCCGGATAAACGTGCAACCTCAATCGCAAAAAAACACGGGATTGATATTTCCAAACAGCGCTCAAGGCCAATTACCACTGAGGATTTTGAATATTTCGACAGGATTTATTGTATGGATCTAAGCGTTCTCGAGGACGTAATTTCTTTGGCTAAGAATGACGAACAGCGTGCGAAGGTTTCTTTATTTTTAGAAGAAGCCGGAATAGAAGGGAATAATTACGAAGTGTTTGATCCGTACTGGAGTGAGATGGATGGTTTTGAGAAGGTGTATCAACTACTGGATGACGCTTCGGAAGCCATCAAAATTAAACTCACTTCAAATTCCTAA
- a CDS encoding SAM-dependent methyltransferase: protein MLFLIPAYLSENSPIGYFAPAIKEYILKTDYFFVENEKTARKVIKFFAPEKKQADLKLFLLDKYSENADLNEAQTLMKSGQDFGLLSEAGLPCIADPGNLMVKWCHENSIKVVLVNGPSSIILALIGSGFNGQEFTFHGYLPIDKSEKKSKIQWLESQVQKTGYSQIFMETPYRNNQLFEDLCKFLSPQTKLCIAANINDPKEEFIKTLSIKDWQKNKPELHKIPAVFVLGK, encoded by the coding sequence ATGCTATTTTTAATTCCAGCCTATCTTTCAGAAAATTCCCCCATTGGATATTTCGCGCCCGCCATCAAAGAATACATCTTAAAAACCGACTATTTCTTTGTTGAAAATGAAAAAACCGCACGGAAAGTCATCAAGTTTTTTGCTCCCGAAAAAAAGCAGGCTGATCTGAAACTGTTTTTGCTCGATAAATATTCTGAAAATGCAGATTTAAATGAAGCCCAAACATTAATGAAAAGCGGTCAGGACTTCGGTTTGCTTTCCGAAGCGGGATTGCCGTGCATCGCCGATCCCGGAAATCTGATGGTAAAATGGTGCCATGAAAATTCGATAAAAGTAGTGCTAGTCAACGGGCCGTCCTCTATCATTCTGGCCTTGATCGGTAGTGGTTTTAATGGTCAGGAATTCACTTTCCATGGCTATTTGCCAATCGATAAATCCGAGAAAAAATCAAAAATCCAATGGCTTGAATCTCAAGTACAAAAAACCGGTTATTCGCAGATTTTTATGGAAACCCCTTACCGCAATAACCAACTTTTCGAAGATTTGTGCAAGTTTCTTTCGCCACAGACTAAGCTTTGCATTGCGGCAAATATCAATGATCCGAAAGAAGAATTTATAAAGACTTTGAGCATTAAAGACTGGCAGAAAAACAAACCGGAACTCCATAAAATCCCGGCTGTTTTCGTGCTCGGAAAATAG